One region of Rhodococcus sp. 4CII genomic DNA includes:
- a CDS encoding transposase, with amino-acid sequence MIPQRRYRDVSPELRTAAVKSVALLQNEVSSRWRAIQLVAEATGVHPNTLRNWVEAHPDGPRSPRRDLERELRERDAALAAASEMIADLSSRIPGHAGRD; translated from the coding sequence TCCCCGGAACTGAGGACCGCCGCCGTCAAGAGTGTCGCCCTCCTCCAGAACGAGGTCTCCTCCCGCTGGCGGGCGATCCAGCTCGTCGCCGAAGCCACCGGCGTGCACCCGAACACGCTGCGCAACTGGGTCGAAGCACACCCCGACGGACCCCGATCCCCGCGCCGCGACCTCGAACGCGAACTGCGCGAACGGGATGCGGCGCTGGCCGCGGCGTCGGAGATGATCGCCGACCTGTCGTCGCGGATCCCAGGCCACGCCGGGCGGGACTGA